In one window of Mycobacteriales bacterium DNA:
- a CDS encoding cupin domain-containing protein encodes MGRIVRKNFDAPDEVRKVEGGMGHIELVNVEDGAVGRATFRPGWRWSEHVRPIAGTESCQVAHVGYQISGRMGVRLDDGEEMEFGPGDFVSIPAGHDGWVIGDETVVMIDWQGMAGYAKK; translated from the coding sequence ATGGGACGCATCGTGCGCAAGAACTTCGACGCGCCGGACGAGGTCCGCAAGGTCGAAGGCGGAATGGGGCACATCGAACTGGTGAACGTCGAAGACGGCGCGGTCGGCCGTGCGACGTTCCGGCCCGGGTGGCGGTGGTCCGAGCACGTGCGGCCGATCGCCGGGACCGAGAGCTGCCAGGTGGCGCACGTCGGCTACCAGATCTCGGGACGTATGGGTGTGCGTTTGGACGATGGCGAGGAGATGGAGTTCGGGCCGGGTGACTTCGTGAGCATCCCGGCCGGCCACGACGGGTGGGTCATCGGCGACGAAACGGTCGTCATGATCGATTGGCAGGGGATGGCTGGCTACGCCAAGAAGTAG
- a CDS encoding SRPBCC family protein, with product MPITSVHKDPETLTMTVVADFAAPLQRLWDAYADPRQLEKFWGPPTYPATFTRHDMFPGGRSAYAMVGPEGDVSRGYWEFLDVKAPHSFEVLDGFCRPDGTPDTEMPTMRMTFAFEATASGSRLTTTTFFTSVDELEQLMSMGMEEGMRQAMGQIDAVLDDLRSFAADLPAAAGVLSDTTVRISRVIRGTVAQVWAAYHDPALVSRWLLGPDGWSMPVCEVATEVGGTYRYVWREDTGDRSFASTGEVVEFAAPHRTVTTERMYGDGIPDDAAGTVNEMTLIPVEGGTLVTVVVTYPDAETRDEVLGTGMVGGMEASYARLERTVLAR from the coding sequence ATGCCGATCACCTCGGTGCACAAGGACCCGGAAACGCTCACGATGACGGTCGTCGCGGACTTCGCGGCGCCGCTGCAAAGGCTCTGGGACGCCTACGCCGACCCGCGGCAGCTCGAGAAGTTCTGGGGGCCCCCGACGTATCCGGCGACGTTCACCCGGCACGACATGTTCCCGGGTGGCCGGTCGGCGTACGCCATGGTCGGGCCGGAGGGCGACGTGTCCCGTGGCTACTGGGAGTTCCTCGACGTCAAGGCGCCGCATTCGTTCGAGGTCCTCGACGGCTTCTGCCGCCCCGACGGCACGCCCGACACCGAGATGCCGACCATGCGGATGACGTTCGCGTTCGAGGCAACAGCGTCCGGCTCGCGGTTGACGACCACCACGTTCTTCACGTCCGTCGACGAGCTCGAGCAGCTGATGAGTATGGGCATGGAAGAGGGCATGCGCCAGGCCATGGGGCAGATCGACGCGGTGCTCGACGATCTGCGCAGCTTCGCTGCGGACCTGCCGGCAGCCGCCGGGGTCCTCAGTGACACGACCGTCCGGATCAGCCGGGTCATCCGCGGCACCGTCGCGCAGGTGTGGGCCGCCTACCACGACCCGGCCCTGGTCTCGCGGTGGCTGCTGGGCCCGGACGGTTGGTCGATGCCCGTCTGCGAGGTCGCGACCGAGGTCGGCGGCACCTACCGCTACGTGTGGCGGGAGGACACCGGCGACCGGAGCTTCGCCTCGACCGGCGAGGTGGTCGAGTTCGCGGCGCCGCACCGCACCGTGACCACCGAGCGGATGTACGGCGACGGCATCCCCGACGACGCCGCCGGCACCGTCAACGAGATGACGCTGATCCCCGTCGAGGGCGGCACCCTGGTCACGGTGGTGGTCACCTACCCCGATGCCGAGACCCGGGACGAGGTCCTGGGCACCGGAATGGTCGGTGGGATGGAAGCCAGCTACGCGCGCCTGGAACGCACCGTTCTCGCGCGCTAA
- a CDS encoding DedA family protein: MFDQFTHLVANASAWAYVVVLLFAITDSVFPIVPSETAVITAGVVTAAGDLNLALVIAAAAVGAFVGDNLAYAIGHRYGDRVQRRFFSGAKAQHRITWARGQLDQRGGQLIAVARFIPGGRTAVTLTAGLTHFPWPRFAVYDAVAAIVWAGYGALLGYFGGRAFEHQAWKGLLLALGIAFAVTALTELIRWLLRRRVQGIGRKRPTART, from the coding sequence ATGTTCGACCAGTTCACCCATCTCGTCGCCAACGCGTCCGCCTGGGCCTACGTGGTCGTGCTGCTCTTCGCGATCACCGACTCCGTGTTCCCGATCGTGCCGAGCGAGACAGCCGTGATCACGGCTGGAGTCGTCACGGCCGCCGGCGACCTGAACCTTGCCTTGGTCATCGCGGCAGCCGCCGTGGGCGCGTTCGTCGGCGACAACCTCGCCTACGCGATCGGCCACCGCTACGGCGACCGGGTGCAACGACGGTTCTTCTCCGGCGCGAAAGCGCAGCACCGGATCACCTGGGCCCGTGGCCAGCTCGACCAGCGCGGTGGGCAGCTCATCGCGGTGGCCCGCTTCATCCCCGGTGGGCGGACCGCGGTGACGCTGACCGCCGGGCTCACCCACTTCCCGTGGCCGCGGTTCGCGGTGTACGACGCCGTCGCGGCGATCGTCTGGGCCGGCTACGGAGCGCTGCTCGGCTACTTCGGCGGGCGCGCCTTCGAGCACCAGGCGTGGAAAGGCCTGCTGCTCGCGCTCGGGATCGCGTTCGCCGTGACCGCGCTCACCGAGCTGATCCGCTGGCTGCTACGCCGGCGAGTGCAGGGCATCGGCCGGAAGCGACCGACCGCCCGCACCTGA